A window from Candidatus Nitrospira neomarina encodes these proteins:
- a CDS encoding cyclopropane-fatty-acyl-phospholipid synthase family protein, with amino-acid sequence MTSKSLSIPSTISAGTAPQPRFLEAIARRALLSRLSRITNGEITLHDGGTQQRFGRVTPQCPLRVTVTVTNPRFYTDTAFGGSIGAGEAFMAGHWQIDDLPNLIRIFLCNRELLDGMDGKWAWLTMPIQKLLHRLNRNTAKGSRRNISAHYDVGNEFFALFLDESLMYSSAIFPDSSMTLHDAQTARLDHICRKLELKSTDHLLEIGTGWGGFALHAATRYGCQVTTTTISQQQYDLACERVAAAGLNDRITVLCTDYRDLTGKYDKLVSLEMIEAVGYQYFDAYFGACSRLLKSEGMMLLQAITIADQRYEAAKRSVDFIQRYIFPGSCIPSITAMSGSIARASDLRLFHLEDIGPHYVTTLKTWRDNLYRNRNKILRLGYTEEFFRMWEFYFSYCEGGFTERVISDVQMLLTKPGNRRAPIPCLAGA; translated from the coding sequence ATGACGTCAAAATCCCTATCAATCCCGTCGACCATTTCGGCGGGCACCGCTCCCCAGCCCAGATTTCTTGAGGCCATCGCCAGGCGCGCTCTCCTCAGTCGGCTTAGCCGCATAACCAACGGGGAGATTACCCTTCATGATGGAGGCACCCAACAACGGTTCGGCCGGGTTACGCCGCAATGCCCTCTGAGAGTCACGGTCACGGTCACCAATCCCCGATTCTACACAGATACGGCGTTTGGTGGATCCATCGGGGCCGGAGAGGCCTTTATGGCAGGCCATTGGCAGATCGATGATCTTCCGAACCTGATACGCATTTTCTTATGTAATCGGGAACTTCTGGACGGAATGGATGGAAAATGGGCCTGGTTAACCATGCCCATCCAAAAATTATTACACCGGTTGAACCGGAACACGGCCAAAGGGAGCCGACGGAACATTTCAGCCCACTATGATGTCGGCAATGAGTTCTTTGCCCTATTTCTTGATGAAAGCCTGATGTATTCCAGTGCCATATTCCCGGATTCGTCCATGACGCTTCATGATGCTCAGACGGCGCGCCTGGACCACATTTGTCGCAAGCTGGAACTGAAATCCACAGACCATCTTCTTGAGATCGGAACCGGGTGGGGCGGGTTTGCTCTTCATGCGGCTACCCGTTATGGCTGTCAGGTAACGACCACCACCATATCACAACAACAATACGATCTGGCCTGTGAGCGGGTGGCTGCAGCCGGCTTGAATGATCGCATCACCGTGCTGTGCACGGATTATCGGGACCTCACAGGAAAATACGACAAACTGGTTTCGTTAGAAATGATCGAAGCGGTGGGATACCAATATTTCGATGCCTATTTTGGCGCATGCAGCCGGCTTTTGAAATCGGAAGGGATGATGTTGTTGCAGGCCATCACGATCGCCGATCAGCGATACGAGGCCGCCAAACGATCGGTGGATTTCATCCAACGGTACATTTTTCCGGGAAGCTGTATTCCCTCCATCACCGCCATGAGCGGGTCTATCGCACGAGCCAGTGATCTGCGACTCTTTCATCTGGAGGATATCGGGCCTCATTATGTCACGACGTTGAAAACCTGGCGAGACAATCTGTATCGGAACCGGAATAAAATCCTCAGACTGGGCTACACTGAGGAATTTTTCCGTATGTGGGAATTCTATTTTTCATATTGTGAGGGGGGATTTACGGAACGCGTCATCAGTGACGTTCAGATGCTGCTGACCAAACCGGGCAACAGGCGGGCTCCGATTCCCTGCCTCGCAGGGGCCTGA
- a CDS encoding lipocalin family protein — MNTSSFIALGLLGSLLGCSSPPPIQIASQVNLERFMGDWYVIANIPTFIETEAFNAVESYRLNDDGTIATTFTFRKGGFEGEKKMYRPTGFVVDQESNAVWDMQFLWPFKADYRIVYVNSDYSQTIIGRLKRDYVWIMARTPRLPEEDYQHLLKIIADQGYDLSKIQRVPQRWEVGRN, encoded by the coding sequence ATGAACACCTCATCATTCATTGCCTTGGGACTGCTCGGAAGTCTGTTAGGGTGCAGTAGTCCGCCTCCCATTCAGATCGCCAGTCAGGTCAATCTCGAGCGCTTCATGGGGGACTGGTACGTGATTGCGAACATTCCGACGTTCATCGAGACCGAGGCTTTCAACGCCGTGGAGTCGTATCGGCTCAATGACGATGGAACCATCGCCACCACCTTTACCTTCCGCAAAGGCGGATTCGAGGGTGAAAAGAAAATGTATCGCCCGACCGGATTTGTTGTGGATCAGGAATCCAATGCCGTGTGGGACATGCAATTTCTCTGGCCGTTCAAGGCCGACTACCGAATCGTGTATGTCAATTCGGATTACAGCCAAACCATCATCGGCCGCCTCAAACGGGACTATGTCTGGATCATGGCCCGAACTCCCCGACTGCCGGAGGAGGATTATCAACATCTGCTCAAGATTATTGCTGATCAAGGGTATGATCTCTCAAAAATTCAACGGGTCCCGCAACGGTGGGAAGTTGGACGGAATTGA
- a CDS encoding DUF1295 domain-containing protein yields the protein MTFSIYLYGLVGTLILAILTWLVSLVKRDVSIVDSMWAVMIFASAFIYSSSMEPYWNRSSLVLTLVLLWALRLTVYITWRNWGESEDARYQAIRRKYEPNFALKSLGIIFVFQAVLAWIISMPLWIALTVPFEYSIFDTLAVTLWMIGMFFESVGDWQLARFKMNPANRGKVMNQGLWRYTRHPNYFGECLIWWGFFLFVIPPGAWWSILSPILLTFLLLKFSGVTMLEETIVDRRPAYREYIASTNAFIPGPPKHIKTSSRPEERIS from the coding sequence ATGACCTTCTCAATCTACCTTTACGGCCTGGTCGGAACACTCATCCTGGCGATACTCACCTGGCTGGTCAGCCTCGTGAAGCGGGACGTCAGCATCGTAGATAGCATGTGGGCCGTCATGATTTTCGCGTCTGCCTTTATCTATTCAAGCAGCATGGAGCCCTACTGGAATCGTTCCTCCCTGGTGCTCACCCTCGTCCTTCTTTGGGCCCTCCGACTGACGGTGTATATCACCTGGAGAAACTGGGGCGAATCCGAGGATGCCCGGTATCAAGCAATTCGTCGCAAGTATGAGCCGAACTTTGCGCTGAAAAGCCTCGGAATCATTTTTGTGTTTCAAGCCGTGTTGGCCTGGATCATCTCCATGCCGTTGTGGATCGCCTTAACTGTGCCGTTTGAATACAGCATCTTCGATACTCTGGCCGTGACACTCTGGATGATCGGGATGTTCTTTGAATCGGTGGGCGATTGGCAGCTGGCTCGTTTTAAGATGAATCCCGCGAATCGGGGCAAGGTGATGAATCAAGGATTGTGGCGTTATACACGCCATCCTAATTATTTCGGCGAATGCCTGATCTGGTGGGGATTTTTCCTCTTTGTGATCCCGCCCGGCGCTTGGTGGTCGATTCTCTCACCTATCCTGTTAACTTTTTTATTGCTGAAATTTTCCGGTGTGACGATGCTCGAAGAAACCATTGTGGATCGACGACCAGCCTATCGTGAATACATTGCAAGCACCAACGCCTTCATTCCAGGGCCTCCGAAGCACATAAAAACGTCTTCCCGTCCCGAGGAGCGCATCTCATGA
- a CDS encoding DUF2878 domain-containing protein, translated as MARTLCNLLLFQIGWFACVLSGAGQRPWIGALMALTIVAIHLSSAPAAEAEFKLVMIALVIGAVWDSMLVWLDWLHYSSGILIPHTAPYWIVLMWGLFATLLNVSLRWLRGRWFLAALAGSVGGPLAYYGGYRLGALEFGNQNAALTALAIGWAVITPILMGLSTRFDGFAPRLKESTI; from the coding sequence ATGGCCAGGACTCTCTGCAACCTTTTACTGTTTCAGATCGGCTGGTTCGCCTGCGTTCTCAGCGGAGCCGGCCAACGCCCGTGGATCGGGGCACTCATGGCCCTAACCATTGTGGCCATTCACCTGTCCAGTGCGCCCGCGGCAGAAGCGGAATTCAAACTGGTTATGATCGCCCTGGTGATTGGGGCCGTGTGGGACAGCATGCTCGTGTGGCTCGATTGGCTGCACTACTCCTCCGGCATCCTCATCCCACACACCGCCCCATACTGGATCGTACTCATGTGGGGACTCTTCGCAACCCTGTTGAACGTCTCACTTCGTTGGTTGAGGGGGCGCTGGTTCCTAGCCGCACTTGCCGGAAGCGTGGGAGGACCATTGGCCTATTACGGAGGTTACCGGTTGGGAGCCCTCGAGTTTGGTAACCAAAACGCCGCGTTGACCGCCTTGGCCATTGGCTGGGCCGTCATCACACCAATCCTGATGGGACTATCCACCCGCTTTGACGGCTTTGCACCAAGGCTCAAGGAAAGCACCATATGA
- a CDS encoding DUF1365 domain-containing protein: MMQSCLYHGRVRHRRFEPKAHSFDYPVFYAYLDLDELDKVFEDRWLWSTKGPAPVRFRRRDYLGDPGIPLQTAVRDHIRQETGHTPDGPIRLLTHLRHFGFSFNPVSFYYCFDARSRRLETIVAEITNTPWDERHAYVLPRHSSLTQTEHLRFRFGKAFHVSPFMPMDIQYDWTFGTPDTRLSVHMKNFQHNRSIFDATLILEREPINGMSCARELAGYPLMPIKVLSAIYWQAFKLFLKRVPIFTHPSKIVQNPQGEARSADRL; the protein is encoded by the coding sequence ATCATGCAAAGTTGCCTCTACCACGGACGAGTACGGCATCGACGGTTTGAACCGAAAGCCCATTCGTTCGATTACCCGGTGTTCTATGCGTACCTTGATCTCGATGAGCTCGACAAGGTCTTCGAGGACCGTTGGCTCTGGTCAACGAAAGGCCCTGCACCGGTCAGATTTCGACGAAGGGACTATCTGGGAGATCCGGGAATCCCTCTGCAGACAGCTGTCCGGGACCACATCCGGCAGGAAACAGGACACACCCCGGATGGACCTATCCGCTTACTCACGCATTTGCGACATTTCGGGTTTTCGTTCAACCCTGTCAGCTTTTATTACTGCTTCGATGCCCGGTCTCGACGTCTTGAGACGATCGTCGCGGAGATCACCAACACCCCATGGGACGAACGGCATGCCTATGTCCTTCCAAGGCATTCGAGTCTGACACAGACCGAACATTTACGTTTCCGGTTTGGAAAGGCGTTTCATGTTTCGCCATTTATGCCCATGGACATTCAATATGATTGGACATTCGGAACTCCCGACACACGCCTTTCGGTGCATATGAAAAACTTTCAGCACAACCGGAGCATCTTTGACGCGACACTGATATTGGAACGTGAACCGATCAACGGAATGAGCTGCGCCCGCGAATTGGCCGGCTATCCCCTCATGCCCATAAAGGTGCTGAGCGCGATTTATTGGCAGGCCTTTAAACTTTTTCTTAAACGCGTGCCGATTTTTACTCACCCCTCAAAAATTGTTCAAAACCCACAAGGAGAAGCTAGATCGGCAGACCGCCTATGA
- a CDS encoding SAM-dependent methyltransferase, translating into MKLALSFTDRDWLPDLLIRCSIRHLVRQRLSEISYENGAELASLKTAFISKMSRSDIAIDPDKANAQHYEVPPDFFRLVLGPHLKYSSGFWHPGGTSLAEAEESGLLETSAHADLHDGQSILDLGCGWGSLSLWMASRYPHSHITAVSNSHTQKAYIDAQAQQRGLHNIHVLTCDMNGLNLEQAQFDRVVSVEMFEHMRNWSHLFDRIHDWLKPDGRFFMHIFVHRAVPYTFEVRDESDWMSRYFFTGGMMPSDDLPLDIQNPFRLVNRWRWDGTHYKRTANAWLGNMDFHRESLWPLFIETYGKQNAGLWWVRWRIFFMACAELFGHREGQEWWVSHYLFEKADLT; encoded by the coding sequence ATGAAACTAGCACTTTCATTTACTGATCGTGATTGGCTCCCAGATCTTCTGATCCGCTGTAGCATCCGGCATCTGGTGCGCCAACGGTTATCCGAGATTTCGTATGAAAACGGGGCAGAGTTGGCATCCCTCAAAACGGCGTTTATTTCGAAGATGTCCCGTTCCGACATTGCAATAGATCCTGACAAAGCCAACGCACAACATTATGAGGTTCCACCGGACTTTTTTCGTCTGGTGCTGGGACCTCATCTGAAGTACAGCAGTGGATTCTGGCATCCTGGGGGGACGTCTCTCGCTGAAGCAGAAGAGTCTGGCCTCCTGGAGACCAGTGCGCATGCTGATCTTCATGACGGGCAATCCATTCTTGATCTGGGCTGTGGGTGGGGATCTCTGTCTCTCTGGATGGCGTCCCGCTATCCGCACAGTCATATTACGGCAGTCTCGAATTCCCATACACAAAAAGCCTATATCGACGCTCAGGCACAACAACGCGGATTGCACAATATCCACGTGCTCACATGCGACATGAATGGATTAAACCTCGAACAGGCCCAATTCGATCGCGTGGTGTCGGTGGAAATGTTTGAGCACATGCGGAATTGGTCTCATCTTTTTGATCGGATTCACGACTGGCTCAAGCCTGACGGGCGTTTCTTCATGCACATCTTCGTGCATCGAGCCGTCCCGTACACCTTCGAAGTGCGGGACGAGAGTGACTGGATGAGCCGCTATTTTTTCACCGGAGGCATGATGCCCAGTGATGATCTACCTTTGGACATTCAGAATCCGTTCAGACTCGTGAATCGCTGGAGATGGGACGGCACACATTACAAACGAACGGCTAACGCCTGGCTGGGGAACATGGACTTTCACCGGGAATCCTTGTGGCCTCTATTCATCGAGACCTACGGGAAACAGAATGCGGGCCTTTGGTGGGTCCGCTGGCGGATATTTTTTATGGCCTGCGCCGAATTATTCGGCCATCGTGAGGGCCAGGAATGGTGGGTCAGCCATTATCTTTTTGAGAAAGCCGACCTCACCTGA
- a CDS encoding c-type cytochrome, with amino-acid sequence MTPKNTFIVLLVSLGLSLMFSISAVQSATGDSTKGKQVFQQFCQVCHGAQGKGDGPVGMALKPPPANLSSDKVQNKKDDELMNILLKGKPGTAMPAWEKDLSSQQMTDVIAYIRSLDK; translated from the coding sequence ATGACACCCAAAAACACCTTCATCGTTTTACTCGTTAGTTTGGGGCTTAGCCTGATGTTTTCTATTAGTGCAGTGCAGAGTGCGACCGGGGATAGCACAAAAGGAAAGCAGGTATTTCAGCAATTCTGTCAGGTGTGCCACGGTGCACAAGGGAAGGGCGATGGACCTGTGGGAATGGCTCTTAAGCCCCCTCCAGCCAATCTGTCCAGTGATAAGGTCCAGAACAAAAAAGACGACGAACTGATGAATATCCTTCTTAAAGGGAAGCCTGGCACAGCAATGCCGGCCTGGGAAAAAGATCTTTCATCGCAGCAAATGACCGATGTCATTGCCTACATAAGAAGCTTAGACAAGTGA
- a CDS encoding DUF6134 family protein, producing the protein MKGISRMIKSAPVWLTGLAFFLFSMGWAGSAHSSTKAYDFTVFLDGDEIGFQRFVVSTEGTRTQIEVEARFDVTYLFITFYSYRHTNAEVWKGECLQEIHAKTDDNGEIFFVQGTREDGHLQLQTHHGEQIIEGCVKTFAYWNPAWLQSHRLLNSQTGELQPVEVRTLENEALPIRGTLTSTRHQRITSDKFTIDLWYTMNDEWVGLQSTTQDGKTLRYVLR; encoded by the coding sequence ATGAAGGGCATTTCGCGCATGATAAAGAGCGCACCGGTTTGGTTGACGGGTCTCGCCTTTTTCCTTTTCTCAATGGGGTGGGCCGGCTCCGCTCATTCTTCCACCAAGGCCTATGATTTCACGGTTTTTCTGGATGGTGATGAAATCGGCTTCCAACGCTTTGTCGTGTCAACGGAAGGGACGCGCACGCAAATCGAAGTGGAGGCCCGGTTCGATGTGACCTACCTGTTCATCACATTCTACAGTTACCGGCACACCAATGCTGAAGTATGGAAAGGGGAGTGCCTTCAGGAGATTCACGCAAAAACAGATGACAATGGCGAAATTTTTTTTGTGCAGGGAACCCGAGAGGATGGGCATCTGCAATTGCAAACCCATCATGGGGAACAAATTATCGAGGGATGCGTCAAAACCTTTGCCTACTGGAATCCGGCCTGGCTTCAAAGCCATCGTCTGCTCAATTCACAGACGGGCGAATTGCAGCCGGTAGAGGTCCGGACTCTGGAAAATGAAGCACTCCCAATTCGCGGAACCCTCACGTCTACCAGACACCAGAGAATCACGAGTGACAAGTTCACCATTGATCTCTGGTACACCATGAACGACGAGTGGGTCGGGCTACAATCGACGACACAAGACGGCAAAACGCTCCGGTATGTCCTCCGGTAG
- a CDS encoding cbb3-type cytochrome c oxidase subunit I: MHQDSLVNRSLVKAWCTWAFVWFALFPLIGVTVAIKFHNPEFLANISWLSFGRVRPVHVNGVIFGAFSTTFLGMIYYFVPRLCGIRMYKESWGWLVLGLWNAFLIAGSASLLMGYNLGLEVAEYEWPLNILRFTALFLITIQVFGTIYRRTEPRFYVALWYTIAALTWTLFNLVLGNAFLPYGQITGVNSAAMHGLYIHYVVGLWMTPAGLAMIYYFLPLSANSPLFSHKLSLLGFWALALVYPFVGTHHYIYSPIPHWTQTIAIATGMLLIIPVLSVTANFWGTMKGRWKEVLGRGGGGNYAAKFLMLGAFYYLLGTTQGSVEGLRRVQAVTHFNDFVIAHSHLTAFGAMALWGIGSLYYVWPHLVGRKLWSDKLASWHLWLGIVGFVVMAFGLTAQGLIQGFMLANGTNFVDAMNQMKPWWISRTVGGITMSFPTFLMIWNFYKTAKEGVPIEQGESEAKPPDAIPIRPLHKPNWLETPSTVFVTAGIGFFSFAVIIQGILPMRMAETLETTVADEVTEQRIQVSDYTPLELQGRQVYIQEGCWYCHSQYIRPVSGDSDRWGPIAQAGEYAFDRPHLFSTRRIGPDLSRIGRKYGDDWHVAHLWDPRFVVADSIMPAYTWLFEPPEEGIPKVNEKGQALVAYLQRLGTSIGDWREGFSSTQAGGSYPAKVTPQARKDLLELGAYVYERRCTGCHGIKGDGNGPAAEFLNPKPRNFIAGIFKFKSTPGVDALPTDTDLFATLTHGLWGTSMPAWYMISERERLAVIQYIKTFSDRWEKNEIPQPVSVPAEPIVTASSLEQGKSLFLQNCMICHGNEGKGNGPLSGLLKNFWKQPIKPANLTIPAGVSGGVKLGHGSQHIFKTLLVGIGGGPMPAYQDQLTSAEIWDIVHYVQSLRVETHERELVAAGVKIENMEEARRKMWATVLNSGNLNAVDSEVVRTKPHISENDQKL; this comes from the coding sequence ATGCATCAAGACTCGCTGGTAAACCGTTCTTTGGTCAAGGCATGGTGTACGTGGGCTTTTGTGTGGTTTGCTCTCTTCCCCCTGATAGGAGTAACGGTTGCCATCAAGTTTCATAATCCTGAATTTTTAGCGAACATCTCGTGGTTGAGTTTCGGACGGGTACGGCCCGTCCATGTGAATGGGGTTATTTTTGGTGCATTTTCGACGACCTTTCTCGGGATGATCTATTATTTTGTTCCCCGGTTATGCGGAATCCGCATGTACAAGGAGAGCTGGGGATGGTTGGTTTTGGGCCTTTGGAATGCTTTCCTGATTGCCGGCTCGGCGTCGCTTCTCATGGGGTACAATCTCGGCCTGGAGGTAGCGGAATACGAATGGCCCCTAAACATTCTGCGGTTTACCGCCCTCTTCCTCATCACCATCCAAGTCTTCGGGACCATTTATCGCCGGACCGAGCCCCGGTTCTATGTTGCACTGTGGTACACGATCGCGGCTCTGACCTGGACCTTGTTTAATCTCGTCCTCGGCAACGCGTTTCTCCCATATGGCCAAATTACGGGCGTCAACAGCGCGGCCATGCATGGTCTGTATATTCACTATGTGGTCGGACTGTGGATGACTCCAGCCGGTCTGGCCATGATTTATTATTTTCTTCCCCTCAGCGCAAACAGTCCATTGTTTAGCCATAAATTGTCGCTTTTGGGTTTTTGGGCTCTGGCTCTGGTGTATCCCTTCGTAGGGACCCACCATTACATTTACAGCCCCATCCCCCATTGGACGCAGACCATTGCCATCGCCACCGGCATGCTCCTGATCATCCCGGTGCTCTCCGTCACCGCAAACTTTTGGGGGACCATGAAGGGTCGGTGGAAGGAGGTGCTTGGTCGGGGAGGCGGGGGAAATTATGCGGCGAAGTTTCTCATGCTTGGCGCCTTTTATTATTTACTCGGGACCACACAGGGCTCAGTGGAAGGACTGCGTCGTGTCCAAGCGGTGACCCACTTCAATGATTTTGTGATTGCCCACTCTCACCTCACGGCCTTTGGGGCGATGGCTCTGTGGGGAATAGGATCGCTGTATTATGTTTGGCCCCATCTTGTTGGTCGGAAACTTTGGAGCGACAAATTAGCCAGTTGGCATTTATGGCTTGGAATCGTAGGTTTCGTCGTTATGGCCTTCGGGCTTACCGCTCAGGGCCTGATTCAAGGTTTTATGCTCGCGAACGGAACCAATTTTGTCGATGCCATGAATCAGATGAAACCATGGTGGATCTCCCGGACAGTGGGCGGTATCACGATGAGTTTTCCGACCTTTCTCATGATCTGGAATTTTTACAAGACGGCAAAGGAGGGTGTGCCGATTGAGCAGGGTGAATCTGAAGCAAAGCCACCCGATGCCATTCCGATTCGTCCGCTCCACAAACCGAATTGGCTGGAAACCCCATCCACCGTTTTCGTCACGGCGGGAATCGGGTTTTTTTCTTTCGCCGTGATCATTCAAGGAATTCTTCCCATGAGGATGGCGGAAACCCTTGAGACCACCGTTGCCGATGAAGTCACCGAGCAACGCATTCAGGTCTCGGACTATACCCCATTAGAACTTCAGGGCCGGCAGGTCTATATCCAGGAAGGGTGTTGGTATTGCCACTCCCAATACATCAGGCCGGTTAGCGGCGACTCGGACCGGTGGGGCCCCATAGCCCAGGCCGGCGAATATGCCTTTGATCGGCCGCACCTTTTCAGCACTCGAAGAATCGGGCCCGATCTTTCCCGCATTGGGAGAAAGTATGGGGACGACTGGCACGTGGCTCACCTCTGGGATCCTCGATTCGTTGTGGCCGATTCAATCATGCCGGCTTACACCTGGTTGTTTGAACCACCTGAGGAAGGCATTCCAAAAGTAAACGAAAAAGGGCAAGCCCTTGTCGCGTACCTTCAAAGGCTGGGAACGTCGATCGGAGACTGGCGTGAAGGCTTTTCGTCGACTCAGGCGGGGGGAAGTTATCCGGCCAAGGTCACACCCCAGGCCAGGAAGGATCTGTTGGAGTTAGGGGCGTATGTCTACGAACGGCGATGCACGGGATGCCACGGGATCAAGGGAGATGGAAATGGTCCGGCAGCCGAATTTTTGAATCCCAAGCCCAGGAATTTCATCGCAGGCATTTTCAAATTTAAATCTACGCCCGGAGTAGACGCGCTCCCAACCGATACAGACCTTTTCGCCACTCTCACCCATGGTCTGTGGGGGACATCAATGCCTGCCTGGTACATGATATCGGAGCGTGAACGGTTGGCGGTCATTCAATACATCAAAACATTTTCAGATCGCTGGGAGAAAAATGAAATCCCTCAACCCGTCTCAGTCCCGGCTGAACCGATAGTCACAGCATCATCACTGGAACAGGGAAAATCGCTTTTCCTCCAAAATTGCATGATTTGCCATGGAAACGAAGGGAAAGGTAATGGACCACTGTCCGGCTTACTCAAGAACTTCTGGAAGCAACCCATCAAGCCGGCCAATTTGACCATTCCTGCAGGGGTTTCGGGTGGAGTGAAATTGGGGCATGGGAGCCAGCATATTTTCAAGACGTTATTGGTTGGAATTGGCGGGGGGCCCATGCCGGCTTATCAGGACCAACTGACTTCTGCTGAAATTTGGGATATCGTTCATTATGTTCAGTCTTTACGTGTCGAAACCCATGAACGTGAATTGGTAGCGGCCGGCGTAAAGATTGAAAACATGGAGGAGGCCAGAAGAAAAATGTGGGCGACTGTATTGAACTCGGGAAACCTCAATGCTGTTGATTCTGAAGTGGTGCGAACAAAGCCGCACATCTCTGAAAACGACCAAAAACTATAG
- a CDS encoding NAD(P)/FAD-dependent oxidoreductase, which translates to MNIAIIGTGIAGNVAAYHLSRDHRITVFEANDYVGGHTHTHEVEWEDQRYRLDSGFMVFNHHTYPCFTRLLKELDVPAQASSMGFSVKCDRSGLEYNGTTLNTLFAQRRNLLRPSFYKMIRDILRFNREAPQCLATPDMDTTLGSYVKQAGYGREFLDWYLIPMGAAIWSADPAQMWAMPAQFFIRFFHNHGMLNINDRPTWYVIRGGSQAYVNKLTATFRDRIRTNAPVESIKRNRNDVTVTGLHDSPERFDAVFIATHGDQALRLLSDATALEEEVLGPMTTQNNEAVLHTDAAMLPTRRQAWAAWNYHIPVHTQNRVAVTYNLNILQGFRAPVQFCVTLNNSRDISPGKILKRMTYAHPIFSTPSVRAQQRQAEINGRNRTYFCGAYWRYGFHEDGVVSALNALEHFKRTTHHAKLPLPRTSTASTV; encoded by the coding sequence ATGAACATCGCCATCATCGGAACCGGTATCGCGGGAAATGTGGCGGCCTATCATCTCAGCCGTGACCACCGGATCACGGTTTTTGAAGCCAATGATTACGTGGGAGGGCATACCCACACTCACGAGGTCGAGTGGGAGGACCAACGGTATCGGCTTGATAGCGGGTTTATGGTCTTTAATCACCACACCTATCCCTGCTTCACCCGGTTGCTCAAGGAACTGGATGTTCCAGCTCAAGCCTCCTCGATGGGCTTCAGCGTTAAATGCGATCGTTCAGGCCTGGAATATAACGGGACGACTTTGAACACCCTGTTCGCTCAACGGCGGAACCTGCTCCGGCCATCTTTTTACAAAATGATCAGGGACATTCTTCGTTTCAATCGCGAGGCCCCGCAGTGCCTTGCAACCCCGGATATGGACACCACGTTAGGAAGCTATGTGAAACAGGCCGGTTACGGCAGAGAATTTCTTGATTGGTATTTGATACCCATGGGAGCGGCCATCTGGTCGGCAGATCCTGCACAGATGTGGGCAATGCCCGCGCAATTCTTTATCCGGTTCTTTCATAACCACGGAATGCTGAACATCAATGATCGTCCCACGTGGTATGTCATTCGTGGAGGCTCCCAGGCCTACGTCAACAAACTGACCGCTACCTTTCGCGATCGTATCCGCACCAATGCCCCGGTCGAGAGCATCAAACGAAACCGGAACGATGTTACCGTGACAGGGTTGCATGACTCCCCCGAGCGATTCGACGCCGTGTTCATTGCGACGCACGGAGATCAGGCCCTTCGATTATTGAGCGATGCCACGGCACTGGAAGAAGAGGTGTTAGGGCCGATGACCACACAGAACAATGAGGCTGTCCTGCACACCGATGCCGCAATGCTTCCCACACGTCGACAAGCCTGGGCTGCCTGGAACTACCATATTCCGGTTCACACCCAAAATCGGGTTGCGGTGACATACAATCTGAATATTTTACAGGGTTTTCGCGCACCCGTTCAATTTTGTGTCACCCTGAATAACAGCCGGGACATCTCCCCCGGCAAAATTCTGAAGCGCATGACCTATGCTCACCCGATTTTTTCCACCCCCAGTGTCCGCGCGCAACAGCGGCAGGCGGAGATCAACGGCCGGAACCGGACCTATTTTTGCGGGGCATACTGGAGATACGGCTTCCACGAGGACGGAGTCGTGAGTGCCCTGAACGCGTTGGAACATTTCAAAAGGACCACGCATCATGCAAAGTTGCCTCTACCACGGACGAGTACGGCATCGACGGTTTGA